In Acanthopagrus latus isolate v.2019 chromosome 17, fAcaLat1.1, whole genome shotgun sequence, the following are encoded in one genomic region:
- the tnfb gene encoding tumor necrosis factor b (TNF superfamily, member 2) — protein sequence MVAYTTAPCDLEMGPEERTVVLIEKKSATGWMWKVSVALLVAALCFAGVLLFAWYWNGKPEILIHSGQTEALTKNDHTEKTDPHSTLRRISSKAKAAIHLEGSYDEDEGLKDQVEWKNGQGQAFAQGGFRLVDNKIVIPQTGLYFVYSQASFRVSCSDGDEEGAGRHLTPLSHTISRFSESMGTDVSLMSAVRSACQNTAHEDSYSDGRGWYNTIYLGAVFQLNRGDRLETETNQLSELETDEGKTFFGVFAL from the exons ATGGTGGCATACACAACAGCTCCATGTGACTTGGAGATGGGTCCTGAGGAGAGGACGGTAGTCTTGATAGAGAAGAAGTCAGCTACAGGGTGGATGTGGAAGGTGTCCGTGGCCCTGCTCGTCGCAGCACTTTGTTTCGCAGGCGTCCTGCTGTTTGCTTGGTATTGGAATGGCAAGCCAGAAATTCTG atacattcagGCCAAACAGAGGCGCTAACCAAGAATGACCACACTGAGAAAACAG ATCCCCACTCCACGCTGAGGCGCATCAGCAGCAAAGCCAAGGCAGCCATCCATTTAGAAG GGAGCTATGATGAAGACGAAGGTTTGAAAGACCAGGTGGAGTGGAAGAACGGTCAAGGCCAGGCGTTTGCTCAGGGCGGCTTCCGACTGGTGGACAACAAGATCGTGATCCCACAGACTGGCCTCTACTTCGTCTACAGCCAGGCGTCGTTCAGAGTCTCCTGCAGCGATGGCGACgaggagggagcagggagacACCTCACACCTCTCAGCCACACCATCTCGCGCTTCTCAGAGTCCATGGGCACTGATGTGTCTCTGATGAGCGCGGTGAGGTCGGCGTGCCAGAACACCGCTCACGAGGACAGCTACAGCGATGGACGGGGCTGGTACAACACCATCTATCTGGGCGCCGTGTTTCAGCTGAACAGAGGTGACAGACTGGAGACGGAAACCAACcagctgtcagagctggagacaGACGAGGGCAAGACCTTCTTTGGTGTGTTTGCACTTTAA